The following are from one region of the Actinoplanes sp. L3-i22 genome:
- a CDS encoding S-adenosyl-l-methionine hydroxide adenosyltransferase family protein: MPGYGWISFTTDYGTFDGFVAACHGSIARIAPDVRVIDITHHVPPADVTRGAAVLAQTAPFLPASVHLAVVDPGVGTARRGVVLTTANGLLVGPDNGLLIWAAEALGGIIAAHELTNKDWTLGDVSRTFHGRDVFAPAAARLAAGAEPSDAGPAVDPASLVRLPDPVASFGDGWIEAEVLTVDRFGNVQLAADGTMLTGLGSDLTVNGTVRARRGATFADVNAGELLVYTDSADRVAVAVNNGRAVVVLSVVPGDIIRIAERR, translated from the coding sequence ATGCCCGGTTATGGATGGATCAGCTTCACCACGGACTATGGCACGTTCGACGGTTTCGTCGCGGCCTGCCACGGGTCGATCGCCCGAATCGCGCCGGATGTCCGCGTGATCGACATCACCCATCACGTGCCGCCCGCCGATGTGACCCGGGGCGCGGCCGTGCTGGCCCAGACCGCGCCGTTCCTCCCGGCGTCGGTCCATCTCGCGGTCGTCGACCCGGGCGTCGGCACGGCCCGCCGCGGCGTCGTGCTGACCACGGCGAACGGCCTGCTCGTCGGCCCGGACAACGGCCTGCTGATCTGGGCGGCCGAGGCGCTCGGCGGGATCATCGCGGCGCACGAGCTGACCAACAAGGACTGGACGCTCGGCGACGTGTCCCGGACGTTCCACGGGCGGGACGTGTTCGCCCCGGCCGCGGCCCGGCTCGCCGCGGGTGCGGAGCCGTCCGACGCCGGGCCGGCGGTCGATCCGGCCTCGCTGGTCCGCCTCCCCGACCCGGTGGCCAGCTTCGGCGACGGCTGGATCGAGGCCGAGGTGCTCACCGTCGACCGCTTCGGCAACGTGCAGCTGGCCGCCGACGGCACGATGCTCACCGGCCTCGGCTCCGACCTCACCGTCAACGGCACCGTCCGCGCCCGCCGCGGCGCCACGTTCGCCGACGTCAACGCCGGCGAGCTGCTGGTCTACACCGACTCCGCGGACCGCGTCGCGGTCGCGGTCAACAACGGCCGCGCGGTCGTCGTCCTCTCGGTCGTCCCCGGCGACATCATCCGCATCGCCGAGCGCCGCTGA
- a CDS encoding LLM class F420-dependent oxidoreductase gives MRLVIFTEPQQGASHDDLLRVAKAAEDGGFDGFFRSDHYLRMGDGDGLPGPSDAWITLAALAVQTSRIRLGTLVSSATFRLPGPLAIAVAQVDAMSGGRIELGLGGGWFEAEHQAYGIPFPAVGERFDRLEEQLEIITGLWKTPAGSTFDFDGKHYQVSDSPALPKPAQSPLPVIVGGHGKKRTPDLAARFAAEFNAPFSKIEDLPAQFERVRAASAAIGRAEPPAFSAAAVLCVGRDDAEVRRRAAAIGREVEEMRENGGVVGTPAEVIETIQRYAGAGASRLFTQVLDLSDIDHVELVSSEVLPHL, from the coding sequence ATGCGTCTCGTGATCTTCACCGAACCTCAGCAGGGTGCCAGCCACGACGACCTGCTGCGGGTGGCAAAAGCCGCCGAGGACGGCGGCTTCGACGGATTCTTCCGCTCCGACCACTACCTCCGGATGGGCGACGGGGACGGCCTGCCCGGGCCCTCCGACGCCTGGATCACCCTGGCCGCGCTGGCCGTGCAGACCTCCCGGATCCGGCTGGGCACGCTGGTCAGCTCCGCGACGTTCCGGCTGCCCGGGCCACTGGCGATCGCGGTCGCCCAGGTCGACGCGATGAGCGGCGGCCGGATCGAGCTCGGGCTCGGCGGCGGCTGGTTCGAGGCCGAGCACCAGGCGTACGGGATTCCGTTCCCCGCGGTCGGCGAACGTTTCGACCGGCTCGAGGAGCAGCTCGAGATCATCACCGGGCTGTGGAAGACGCCGGCCGGGTCGACCTTCGACTTCGACGGCAAGCACTACCAGGTCAGCGACTCGCCGGCGCTGCCGAAGCCGGCCCAGTCGCCGCTGCCGGTGATCGTCGGTGGCCACGGCAAGAAGCGCACCCCGGACCTGGCGGCCCGGTTCGCGGCCGAGTTCAACGCCCCGTTCTCCAAGATCGAAGACCTTCCGGCCCAGTTCGAGCGGGTCCGCGCGGCCTCCGCGGCGATCGGCCGGGCCGAGCCGCCGGCGTTCAGCGCGGCCGCGGTCCTCTGCGTGGGGCGCGACGACGCCGAGGTCCGTCGGCGGGCCGCGGCGATCGGGCGGGAGGTCGAGGAGATGCGGGAGAACGGTGGGGTGGTCGGCACCCCGGCCGAGGTGATCGAGACGATCCAGCGGTATGCGGGGGCGGGGGCTTCTCGGCTCTTTACCCAGGTTCTTGATCTGTCCGATATTGACCACGTGGAGCTGGTGTCTTCGGAGGTCCTGCCCCACCTGTGA
- a CDS encoding DEAD/DEAH box helicase: MDDVREVLEKFGPATRAWFTAAFAAPTAAQAGAWQAIGAGRHALVVAPTGSGKTLAAFLWSLDRLSREPVPEQVRRRCRVLYVSPLKALAVDVERNLRAPLTGIRQAAGRLGLPPPEITVGMRTGDTPADERRGFARTPPDILITTPESLFLLLTSAARDSLRGVETVIIDEVHAVAATKRGAHLALSLERLDALLDRPAQRIGLSATVRPIEETARFLGGPQHVEIVRPPATKTIEVSVQVPVEDMTRLDESPADDDLEGGRRTPSIWPAVEERVLDLIEAHRSTIVFTNSRRGAERLCARLNELSADRAEIARLAEAGDSTSTPNPDLGRTTESRPESDPVDEGPGSGRTANGFEIGGLPEAESGAGPGRIPPLIRGNGAAGMPAAIMAQSAAAQGAPPVVARAHHGSVSREERKQIEEALKSGRLPAVVATSSLELGIDMGAVDLVVQIEAPPTVAAGLQRIGRAGHQVGAVSRGVVFPKHRGDLLSCAVVAERMSAGAIEELRYPRNPLDVLAQQIVAMVALDEWPVDELATLVRRAAPFAELPASALNAVLDMLSGRYPSTAFAELRPRLVWDRGTDLLTGRPGAQRLAVTSGGTIPDRGMFGVFLAGSEKASRVGELDEEMVYESRVGDVFLLGSSSWRIEDITPDRVLVSPAPGAPARMPFWKGDSPGRPIELGRAIGARLRTLAKAGDEKATAALRESGLDEWAAGNLVSYLREQRESTRHLPDDRTIVVERFRDELGDWRMTVHCVLGAKVNAPWALAIARRLSERYGVDGQVMPSDDGIVIRLPDTAEEPPGADLVAFEPDEIAQIVEESVGTSALFASRFRECAARSLLLPRRDPRRRQPLWQQRQRSAQLLDVAREFADFPVTLEAARECLQDVFDVPGLSGLMREIAGRKVRLVETETPRPSPFARSLLFGYVGAFLYEGDAPLAERRAAALALDATLLGELLGRVDLRELLDPAVVLETEAQLQWLTTQRTPRDAEDAAELLRLLGDLSAAELAERGVPADWAVQLETARRAIRVRVAGQERWIGIDDAGRYRDALGVALPVGIPEAYLEPVADPLGDLVARYARTHGPFLAATCAARFGLGVFVVEQALKRLGATGRVTSGEFSPDGAGTEWCDAEVLRMLRRRSLAALRREIEPVPPKALAAFLPRWHQVGGNARGVDALAATIEQVQGLAVPASAWERLVLPARVADYAPPLLDELCAGGEVLWAGSGSIAGGDGWVTLAYADSAPLLLPPPDEEFALTPAHQAVLDALGDDQALFFRSLSDRAGSTDDTELAAAVWDLVWAGHLTNDTFAPLRALLSGSGAHKAKAAPARSRYRRPGRASMPSRTGPLNMAGRWSRLPDRDLDPTRRAAALADLLLERHGVVTRGAVMSEGVTGGFAAVYPVLSALEERGAARRGYFVEGLGAAQFAVPGAVDRLRALAEPAELAKRTGVAAVVLAAADPANPYGAALPWPERIVDSGDGEPVAKAGHRAGRKAGALVVLVGGELVIYVERGGRTLLSFADDPESLAAAGQALAGSVRSGALGAMSVERADGESVHSSPLRDALQAAGFRATPRGLRLRG, translated from the coding sequence ATGGACGACGTGCGAGAGGTGCTCGAGAAATTCGGTCCGGCCACGCGGGCGTGGTTCACGGCCGCGTTCGCCGCGCCCACCGCCGCTCAGGCCGGCGCGTGGCAGGCGATCGGGGCCGGGCGGCATGCGCTCGTGGTCGCGCCCACCGGGTCCGGCAAGACGCTTGCCGCCTTCCTCTGGTCGCTCGACCGGCTGTCCCGCGAGCCGGTGCCCGAGCAGGTCCGGCGGCGCTGCCGGGTGCTCTACGTGAGCCCGCTGAAGGCGCTGGCGGTCGACGTCGAGCGCAACCTGCGGGCGCCGCTGACCGGCATCCGGCAGGCGGCGGGCCGGCTCGGCCTGCCCCCGCCGGAGATCACCGTCGGGATGCGGACCGGGGACACCCCCGCCGACGAGCGCCGCGGGTTCGCCCGCACCCCGCCGGACATCCTGATCACCACGCCGGAGTCGCTGTTCCTGCTGCTCACGTCTGCCGCGCGGGATTCGCTGCGGGGCGTCGAGACGGTGATCATCGACGAGGTGCACGCGGTCGCGGCCACCAAGCGCGGCGCCCACCTGGCGCTCTCCCTGGAACGACTGGACGCGCTGCTGGACCGCCCCGCGCAGCGGATCGGGCTGTCCGCCACGGTCCGGCCGATCGAGGAGACCGCGCGGTTCCTCGGCGGCCCGCAGCACGTGGAGATCGTCCGCCCGCCTGCCACCAAGACGATCGAGGTGTCCGTCCAGGTCCCGGTCGAGGACATGACCCGGCTGGACGAGTCGCCCGCCGACGACGATCTGGAGGGCGGCCGCCGCACGCCGTCGATCTGGCCGGCGGTCGAGGAGCGGGTGCTCGACCTGATCGAGGCGCACCGTTCGACGATCGTGTTCACCAACTCGCGCCGCGGGGCGGAGCGGCTCTGTGCCCGGCTCAACGAGCTCTCCGCCGACCGTGCCGAGATCGCCCGCCTCGCCGAGGCCGGCGATTCAACGTCAACCCCAAACCCCGACCTTGGGCGTACGACGGAGTCGCGCCCCGAATCGGACCCCGTCGACGAAGGACCGGGCTCCGGCCGTACGGCAAACGGGTTTGAAATCGGCGGACTGCCGGAAGCGGAAAGCGGAGCCGGACCCGGCAGGATCCCGCCGTTGATCAGGGGAAACGGCGCAGCCGGAATGCCCGCGGCGATCATGGCGCAGTCGGCGGCGGCCCAGGGCGCGCCGCCCGTCGTCGCCCGCGCGCACCACGGCAGCGTCTCCCGCGAGGAGCGCAAACAGATCGAGGAGGCGCTGAAGTCCGGCCGGCTGCCGGCCGTCGTCGCCACCTCGAGCCTGGAGCTCGGCATCGACATGGGCGCGGTCGACCTGGTCGTGCAGATCGAGGCGCCGCCCACCGTGGCCGCCGGGCTGCAGCGGATCGGCCGGGCCGGGCACCAGGTCGGCGCGGTGTCGCGCGGCGTGGTCTTCCCGAAGCATCGCGGTGACCTGCTGTCCTGCGCCGTCGTCGCGGAACGGATGAGCGCGGGCGCGATCGAGGAGTTGCGCTATCCGCGCAATCCGCTCGACGTGCTGGCCCAGCAGATCGTCGCGATGGTGGCGCTCGACGAGTGGCCGGTCGACGAGCTGGCCACGCTGGTCCGGCGGGCCGCGCCGTTCGCCGAGCTGCCCGCGTCAGCGCTGAACGCGGTGCTGGACATGCTGTCCGGGCGCTACCCGTCGACCGCCTTCGCCGAGCTGCGACCCCGCCTGGTCTGGGATCGCGGCACCGACCTGCTGACCGGCCGGCCGGGCGCGCAGCGACTCGCCGTGACCAGCGGCGGCACGATCCCGGACCGGGGCATGTTCGGGGTCTTCCTGGCCGGCTCGGAGAAGGCCTCCCGGGTCGGTGAGCTGGACGAGGAGATGGTCTACGAGTCCCGCGTCGGGGACGTCTTCCTGCTCGGCTCGTCCTCCTGGCGGATCGAGGACATCACGCCTGACCGCGTGCTGGTCTCCCCCGCGCCTGGCGCCCCGGCGCGGATGCCGTTCTGGAAGGGGGACTCGCCGGGCCGGCCGATCGAGCTGGGCCGGGCGATCGGGGCCCGGCTGCGCACGCTGGCCAAGGCCGGTGACGAGAAGGCGACCGCCGCGCTGCGCGAGTCCGGGCTGGACGAGTGGGCCGCCGGCAACCTGGTGAGCTACCTGCGCGAGCAGCGCGAGTCCACCCGGCACCTGCCCGACGACCGGACGATCGTGGTCGAACGTTTCCGCGACGAGCTCGGCGACTGGCGGATGACCGTGCACTGCGTGCTCGGCGCCAAGGTGAACGCGCCGTGGGCGCTGGCGATCGCCCGCCGGCTGAGTGAGCGGTACGGCGTGGACGGCCAGGTGATGCCCTCCGACGACGGCATCGTGATCCGGCTGCCGGACACCGCGGAGGAGCCGCCCGGCGCCGACCTGGTCGCGTTCGAGCCGGACGAGATCGCCCAGATCGTCGAGGAGTCGGTGGGCACGTCCGCGCTGTTCGCGTCCCGGTTCCGGGAGTGTGCGGCCCGGTCGCTGCTGCTCCCCCGCCGGGACCCGCGCCGCCGCCAGCCGCTCTGGCAGCAGCGGCAGCGCTCCGCCCAACTGCTCGACGTGGCCCGCGAGTTCGCCGACTTCCCGGTCACGCTGGAGGCGGCCCGCGAGTGCCTGCAGGACGTCTTCGACGTGCCCGGCCTGAGCGGCCTGATGCGGGAGATCGCCGGGCGCAAGGTCCGCCTGGTCGAGACGGAGACCCCGCGGCCGTCCCCGTTCGCCCGGTCGCTGCTCTTCGGCTACGTCGGCGCCTTTCTGTACGAAGGGGACGCGCCGCTGGCCGAGCGGCGGGCCGCCGCCCTGGCGCTGGACGCGACGCTCCTCGGCGAGCTGCTCGGCCGGGTCGACCTGCGCGAGCTGCTCGACCCCGCGGTGGTCCTCGAGACCGAGGCCCAGCTGCAGTGGCTGACCACGCAGCGCACCCCGCGCGACGCCGAGGACGCCGCCGAGCTGCTCCGGCTGCTCGGCGATCTCTCCGCCGCCGAGCTGGCCGAGCGCGGGGTGCCGGCGGACTGGGCGGTCCAATTGGAGACGGCCCGCCGGGCGATCCGGGTGCGGGTGGCCGGCCAGGAACGGTGGATCGGCATCGACGACGCGGGGCGGTATCGGGACGCGCTCGGCGTGGCGCTGCCGGTCGGCATCCCCGAGGCGTACCTGGAGCCGGTCGCGGATCCACTCGGTGACCTGGTCGCCCGCTATGCGCGGACACACGGGCCGTTCCTCGCGGCGACCTGCGCGGCCCGGTTCGGGCTGGGCGTCTTCGTGGTGGAGCAGGCGCTCAAGCGGCTCGGCGCGACCGGCCGGGTCACCTCCGGCGAGTTCTCCCCGGACGGCGCCGGCACCGAGTGGTGCGACGCCGAGGTCCTGCGGATGCTGCGCCGGCGGTCGCTGGCCGCGCTCCGGCGGGAGATCGAGCCGGTGCCGCCGAAGGCGCTGGCCGCGTTCCTGCCCCGCTGGCACCAGGTCGGCGGCAACGCCCGCGGGGTGGACGCGCTGGCCGCGACGATCGAGCAGGTGCAGGGGCTGGCGGTGCCGGCCTCGGCGTGGGAGCGGCTGGTGCTGCCGGCCCGGGTCGCCGACTACGCGCCACCGCTGCTCGACGAGCTGTGCGCCGGCGGGGAGGTGCTGTGGGCCGGCTCCGGCTCGATCGCCGGTGGCGACGGATGGGTGACGCTGGCGTACGCGGACAGCGCGCCCCTGCTCCTGCCCCCGCCGGACGAGGAGTTCGCGCTCACCCCGGCCCACCAGGCGGTGCTCGACGCGCTCGGTGACGACCAGGCCCTGTTCTTCCGATCGCTTTCGGACAGAGCGGGCTCGACCGACGACACCGAGCTGGCCGCGGCCGTGTGGGACCTGGTGTGGGCCGGGCACCTGACCAACGACACGTTCGCGCCGTTGCGGGCGCTGCTCAGCGGCAGCGGCGCGCACAAGGCCAAGGCCGCCCCGGCGCGCAGCCGGTACCGGCGTCCCGGCCGGGCCAGCATGCCGTCCCGGACCGGCCCGCTGAACATGGCCGGCCGCTGGTCCCGCCTCCCGGACCGCGACCTGGACCCGACCCGGCGCGCCGCCGCCCTCGCCGACCTGCTGCTGGAACGGCACGGCGTGGTGACCCGGGGCGCGGTGATGTCCGAGGGGGTGACCGGCGGATTCGCCGCGGTCTACCCGGTGCTGAGCGCGCTCGAGGAACGGGGCGCGGCCCGCCGGGGCTACTTCGTCGAGGGGCTCGGCGCGGCACAGTTCGCGGTGCCCGGCGCGGTGGACCGGCTGCGGGCCCTGGCCGAGCCCGCCGAGCTGGCCAAACGGACCGGGGTGGCGGCGGTCGTGCTGGCCGCCGCCGACCCCGCCAACCCCTACGGCGCGGCCCTCCCCTGGCCGGAACGGATCGTCGACAGCGGCGACGGGGAGCCGGTCGCGAAGGCCGGGCACCGGGCCGGGCGCAAGGCCGGGGCGCTGGTCGTGCTGGTCGGCGGCGAGCTGGTGATCTACGTGGAGCGGGGCGGGCGGACCCTGCTGTCGTTCGCGGACGATCCGGAGTCGCTGGCCGCGGCCGGGCAGGCGCTCGCCGGCTCGGTGCGGTCGGGGGCGCTGGGCGCGATGTCGGTGGAGCGGGCGGACGGCGAGTCGGTGCATTCGTCGCCGCTTCGGGATGCGCTGCAGGCGGCGGGGTTCCGGGCTACGCCGCGTGGGCTGCGGCTTCGTGGTTAG
- the pgsA gene encoding CDP-diacylglycerol--glycerol-3-phosphate 3-phosphatidyltransferase — MTDEPVPVAAPRVVSLYNAANALTVVRLALVPVFLALVVASGMTDHDWRIAACLAFCVAAATDFVDGWIARKWELVTSFGKIADPIADKALTGTALVLLSAYDVLPWWVTLLILIREWGVTALRFWVIRYSVIPASRGGKLKTGLQTLAIAWYLWPVPEPFDVVGVWVMYAALVVTLVTGVDYVLEALRLRRGARTAS, encoded by the coding sequence GTGACCGACGAGCCGGTCCCGGTTGCCGCACCACGCGTGGTGTCGCTCTACAACGCGGCGAACGCGCTGACCGTGGTCCGGCTCGCCCTCGTCCCGGTCTTCCTGGCCCTGGTGGTCGCGTCCGGGATGACCGACCACGACTGGCGGATCGCCGCGTGCCTGGCGTTCTGCGTGGCCGCCGCGACCGACTTCGTGGACGGCTGGATCGCCCGCAAGTGGGAACTGGTCACCTCGTTCGGCAAGATCGCCGACCCGATCGCGGACAAGGCGCTGACCGGCACGGCGCTGGTCCTGCTCTCGGCGTACGACGTGCTGCCCTGGTGGGTCACCCTGCTGATCCTGATTCGCGAGTGGGGTGTCACCGCCCTGCGCTTCTGGGTGATCCGGTACAGCGTGATCCCGGCCTCCCGGGGCGGCAAGCTCAAGACCGGCCTGCAGACGCTGGCGATCGCCTGGTATCTCTGGCCCGTCCCGGAGCCCTTCGACGTGGTCGGCGTCTGGGTGATGTATGCCGCACTGGTGGTCACCCTGGTCACCGGTGTGGACTACGTGCTCGAGGCGCTCCGGCTGCGGCGGGGCGCCCGCACCGCGTCGTGA
- a CDS encoding CinA family protein, whose translation MAMAAATAVRGLVERHETLATAESLTGGLVAATIVEIPGVSAVFRGGLVVYATELKGTLAGVPKDLLDERGPVDPDVAARLAEGARDRCGADWGLATTGVAGPDPQDGKPVGLVYIAVAGPYGTRVNELKLVGNRAAIRIESVTAVLQLLIDVLGTSPAPV comes from the coding sequence ATGGCGATGGCCGCTGCGACGGCCGTGCGTGGCCTGGTCGAGCGGCACGAGACGCTGGCGACCGCGGAGTCGCTCACCGGGGGACTGGTCGCCGCGACGATCGTGGAGATTCCCGGGGTGAGCGCGGTCTTCCGGGGCGGCCTGGTGGTCTACGCCACCGAGCTCAAGGGGACGCTCGCCGGCGTACCGAAGGACCTGCTCGACGAACGCGGGCCGGTCGACCCCGACGTCGCCGCGCGGCTGGCGGAGGGCGCGCGGGACCGCTGCGGCGCGGACTGGGGCCTGGCCACCACCGGCGTCGCGGGCCCCGATCCACAGGACGGCAAGCCGGTCGGGCTGGTCTACATCGCGGTGGCCGGGCCGTACGGCACGCGGGTGAACGAATTGAAACTCGTCGGCAATCGGGCCGCCATCCGCATCGAAAGTGTGACGGCCGTCCTGCAATTGCTCATCGACGTTCTCGGTACCTCTCCGGCCCCGGTCTGA
- the rimO gene encoding 30S ribosomal protein S12 methylthiotransferase RimO has protein sequence MSVTPSPSRRVALLTLGCARNEVDSEELAARLDAEGWEVGTDAAKADVVLVNTCGFVEKAKQDSIDTLLAAADTGAKVVAAGCMAERYGKDLAENLPEADAVLGFDDYTDIAARLSGVLAGEKHDAHTPRDRRELLPITPVQRQAAKVVVPGHATVDEHTPAHLRKVLRRRLDSGPVASLKLASGCDRRCAFCAIPAFRGAFVSRDPQELLAEAEWLAKTGVRELVLVSENSTSYGKDLGDPRLLEKLLPQLARVDGIVRVRASYLQPAETRPGLVEAIATTPGVAAYYDLSFQHSSEPVLRRMRRFGSTERFLELLDSARKLAPEAGARSNFIVGFPGETRQDVDELARFLTAARLDAIGIFDYSDEDGTEAAGLPGKIRPDTIKRRYDKIVALAEELCAQRAEDRLGSIVEVLVDTVDDGEIEGRAEHQAPEVDGSTTLVAGEQGVDLAALRPGDLVRATVTGTEGVDLIAVPTEMISAAQVDR, from the coding sequence GTGTCTGTAACTCCTTCTCCTTCTCGCCGTGTCGCCCTCCTCACGCTGGGCTGCGCCCGTAACGAGGTCGACTCGGAAGAGCTGGCCGCCCGCCTCGACGCCGAGGGCTGGGAGGTGGGCACCGACGCGGCCAAGGCCGACGTCGTGCTCGTCAACACCTGCGGCTTCGTGGAGAAGGCAAAGCAGGACTCGATCGACACCCTGCTCGCCGCCGCCGACACCGGGGCCAAGGTGGTCGCCGCCGGCTGCATGGCCGAGCGGTACGGCAAGGATCTCGCCGAGAACCTGCCCGAGGCCGACGCGGTGCTCGGCTTCGACGACTACACCGACATCGCCGCCCGGCTCAGCGGGGTGCTGGCGGGGGAGAAGCACGACGCCCACACCCCGCGGGACCGTCGCGAGCTGCTCCCGATCACCCCGGTGCAGCGGCAGGCCGCCAAGGTGGTGGTCCCCGGGCACGCCACGGTCGACGAGCACACCCCGGCCCACCTGCGCAAGGTGCTGCGCCGCCGGCTCGACTCCGGCCCGGTCGCCTCGCTCAAGCTGGCCAGCGGCTGCGACCGGCGCTGCGCGTTCTGCGCGATCCCGGCGTTCCGCGGCGCCTTCGTCTCCCGTGACCCGCAGGAGCTGCTCGCCGAGGCCGAGTGGCTGGCCAAGACCGGTGTGCGCGAGCTGGTGCTGGTCAGTGAGAACTCGACGTCGTACGGGAAGGATCTGGGCGATCCCCGCCTGCTGGAGAAACTGCTCCCGCAGCTGGCCCGGGTCGACGGCATCGTCCGGGTCCGGGCGAGCTACCTGCAGCCCGCCGAGACCCGCCCCGGCCTGGTCGAGGCGATCGCCACCACGCCCGGCGTCGCGGCCTACTACGACCTGAGCTTCCAGCACTCCAGCGAGCCGGTGCTGCGCCGGATGCGCCGGTTCGGCTCCACCGAGCGCTTCCTGGAGCTGCTCGACTCGGCCCGCAAGCTGGCCCCCGAGGCCGGCGCCCGGAGCAACTTCATCGTCGGCTTCCCCGGCGAGACCCGGCAGGACGTGGACGAGCTGGCCCGCTTCCTGACCGCGGCCCGGCTCGACGCGATCGGCATCTTCGACTACAGCGACGAGGACGGCACCGAGGCGGCCGGCCTGCCCGGCAAGATCCGCCCGGACACGATCAAGCGGCGCTACGACAAGATCGTCGCGCTGGCCGAGGAGCTCTGCGCCCAGCGCGCCGAGGACCGGCTCGGCAGCATCGTCGAGGTGCTGGTCGACACGGTCGACGACGGCGAGATCGAGGGCCGCGCCGAGCACCAGGCCCCCGAGGTCGACGGCTCCACCACGCTCGTCGCCGGCGAGCAGGGGGTGGACCTGGCCGCGCTGCGCCCCGGCGACCTGGTCCGCGCCACGGTCACCGGCACCGAGGGGGTCGACCTGATCGCCGTGCCGACCGAGATGATCTCCGCGGCTCAGGTCGACCGGTGA
- a CDS encoding PspA/IM30 family protein — MANPFVKGWHYMMALFGAKIDEYADPKVQIQQAIEDAQRQHQALVQQAAAVIGNQRQLEMKLSRQMSEVEKLQGMARQALVLADRARAAGDEAEAQKYEQTAQTLATQLVSGEQSMEDLKTLHDQALGAAGQARKAVENNAMVLQQRIAERSRLLSQLEQAKMQETVARSLESMSQLAAPGNTPSLDQVRDKIEQRYANAMGRAELASNSVEGRMLEVQKSSLDLAGSSRLEQIRASMAGEKLGGAAAQPAVGQQQDSTTTAGDAAGVARLDEIRASMNQKRGDTSAAG; from the coding sequence ATGGCGAACCCGTTCGTCAAGGGCTGGCATTACATGATGGCGCTCTTCGGCGCGAAGATCGACGAGTACGCCGACCCGAAGGTGCAGATCCAGCAGGCCATCGAGGATGCCCAGCGCCAGCACCAGGCGCTCGTCCAGCAGGCCGCTGCCGTCATCGGCAACCAGCGGCAGCTCGAGATGAAGCTGTCCCGGCAGATGTCCGAGGTCGAGAAGCTGCAGGGCATGGCCCGTCAGGCGCTGGTGCTGGCCGACCGGGCCCGCGCCGCCGGCGACGAGGCCGAGGCTCAGAAGTATGAGCAGACCGCGCAGACGCTCGCCACCCAGCTGGTCTCCGGCGAGCAGTCGATGGAGGACCTGAAGACCCTGCACGACCAGGCCCTCGGCGCCGCCGGCCAGGCCCGCAAGGCGGTCGAGAACAACGCGATGGTGCTCCAGCAGCGCATCGCCGAGCGGTCCCGTCTGCTCAGCCAGCTCGAGCAGGCCAAGATGCAGGAGACCGTGGCCCGGTCGCTCGAGTCGATGTCGCAGCTCGCCGCGCCGGGCAACACCCCGTCGCTGGACCAGGTGCGCGACAAGATCGAGCAGCGGTACGCGAACGCGATGGGGCGCGCCGAGCTGGCCTCCAACTCGGTCGAGGGCCGCATGCTCGAGGTGCAGAAGTCCAGCCTGGACCTGGCCGGCTCGTCCCGTCTGGAGCAGATCCGCGCCAGCATGGCGGGGGAGAAGCTGGGCGGCGCCGCGGCGCAGCCCGCGGTCGGCCAGCAGCAGGACAGCACCACGACGGCCGGGGACGCGGCCGGGGTGGCGCGGCTCGACGAGATCCGCGCCAGCATGAACCAGAAGCGCGGGGACACCTCGGCGGCGGGCTGA
- a CDS encoding helix-turn-helix domain-containing protein — MVLLRRVIGDALRARRQGQHRTLREVSTAANVSLGYLSEIERGQKEASSELLAAICDALGARLSELLSEVSSTLSLAENMEGVLVPVDGQNAEHARQVATDGSVSVSVRQESPLKATLHATRNKKRDVIYAA, encoded by the coding sequence ATGGTCCTGCTACGCCGGGTTATCGGCGACGCACTTCGCGCGCGCCGGCAGGGACAGCACCGCACGCTGCGCGAGGTGTCGACCGCCGCGAACGTCAGTCTGGGCTATCTGTCCGAGATCGAACGTGGTCAGAAAGAGGCCTCCAGCGAGCTGCTCGCGGCCATCTGTGACGCGTTGGGCGCCCGCCTCTCCGAGCTCCTCAGCGAGGTCAGCAGCACGCTGTCGCTGGCGGAGAACATGGAGGGTGTGCTCGTCCCGGTCGACGGCCAGAACGCCGAGCACGCGCGCCAGGTCGCGACGGACGGCAGTGTCTCGGTGTCGGTCCGCCAGGAGTCCCCGCTGAAGGCGACCCTGCACGCGACGCGGAACAAGAAGCGAGATGTGATCTACGCGGCATAG